The Chlorocebus sabaeus isolate Y175 chromosome 20, mChlSab1.0.hap1, whole genome shotgun sequence genomic sequence CTATTTACAATTATCCCCTTCCACTACCACCAGCACAATTCTAATTCAACATTATgttccacattttattttgttttcaagttaCATTTCAAGaaaaggtcattttttttttccctcagcaaTATCTCACAATTCCTCAGGATAGTACAGCATGTAAACCATAAACCACTTTCAACCAGATCTCAATTCTCCAGCTATTGGCTTTGGTTTATTGATGAATGACATTCTCCGCTCTGCTGACAGGGAATAAACATAAGCAATTCAGTCCCTTGAACAAAAATTAAGTCACAAGAGCACCCTCATGTTTACCATTTTCTGCCTGACTAAAATTGATACAAGAGAAGAGATTATCAGCACAACTTTCACATAACTGCTGAGAATCCCAAGTGAGGGCCAACGCAGCCTACTCAGGCTCAAGTGAGAAAACAAGTAGCTTAGCACTTCTCATGCGCTGCCCAAACTCTCCCAATGTCAATGACTGCACAGAGCTCAACCCCCACATGCTAACGTTTGGGACGTGACATGGTAGCGTCTATCTTGGAAAGATGTGGCTAGGTCATGCTTCCTGTAGCATTTTCCAACGTGGCACTGTAATATGGGTCCTTTTAGGGTTGGCTCATGATACACTGTAGACCCATTCCAATGggtacacaaaggaaaaaaaaaaaaaaaagcagaatcagAGCTGAGTTCCCCTTTAAAAGCCAAACACCTACATCTAGAAGGAGGCTCCCCTACCTGAGAGCCCTAGGCCTATTGGGGTTGCCATTGTGGAAACCCTCAGGTCTCAAGGTTAGTTACAGGGCAGCCAGGTAGGGTAAGGCTGGCTGTAGGTAACTGGAGGATGGGCAACGTAGTAGTTGCTGAAGTTGCCATCACTGACATAAGGAGCCGGCTGGTAGTAACAGGTGACATTGGTTGCATTGGGGATGATGTTTTGTTCCGCCAGCACACGCAAGGCCAGGAGGGAGATGAGGTTCAGGGTCTGCCTGCGTTCATGCCCCATGAGACACACGGTGCTCTCGTTCACCACCCTGCGAAGGATCATGAGGTAGTCGTACTTGCTTCTCTCTTCTTCAGCAAAGTGGTTTTGAAGGTAGGTCTCCAACTTCCTCTGCTGTTCAAGGATGTCCGGGAAGTCGATGAAGAATCTGGAGCACATGTAGCGCTCTAGagttttgatttcttcctggtcCGTGGGCCTGAAGTCCCGTACGAGAAGGTTGCTGTACTTGAGAAGTCCCCCGCCTCTGATTTCTTCTGGGTTCTTGGTGGCAATCAGTCTGTTCTGCAGATGGTCAAAAGCTTCCTCAAAGTCCCCATACATGCTCTCCCCAATCACGGTGGGGTGGAAGTGCTCAGAGATGGGGTTATTGGAACAGTCatagaagaaaagcaaagaatccAGGATGATTTGGAAAGAGTCCACACTGAACTCAAACTGACGCCGAATGGAGTCGACAAACTTCAGCTCCACGTTCTTCCCATTCTTGTTGGAGAGGGAGATCAGGCTCCAGCGGTCAGTGTCCGTGCAAACCTTCACTAGCTTCTGCACATATGCCTCCTTCAGAGTGACTGGACTGATTTTGAGCTTGTTCACACCCTCTGGCAGGAAGTTCAGAAGGGAACACAGAACCACATCTCTAACCAGCTGAAATTCTGCCTCTGTTGGAAGAGCCACATGGAAGATTAGGTCCAGGTCTTTGCAGCCCAAGCCATTGTCTTTGACCAAAACGTGGCCAGCTGCAGAGCCATTCAGCCGGACGTCCTGCACTTTGATGCCTGCCTCTTCCAGCCGACTGCGGACGGTCTGGACGATGTCCTTCAGAGTTATCTCCAAGGTTGGAAAGTTGCCTCGTCCGTGGATAGGTACAACCTCAGTCAGGACCTCGTGCAGCCGGCTAACCTGATCCCAATTGAGCACGCTGAAGGACAGGCAGTCCCTGGTACAGCTGCTCTCCTCTGCCATCTTCGGGGGATGTTCTGGCTGGGGAAACTGAAAGTGAGGGGTGAGAAACAGAGTTAGGATTCGCTTCTACATGGCAAAGCAGCTCAAGGAACTCATTATTTAATCTCTGAACATCTTCCTATAAAATAAATAGCACTTACTGCTCAATGTTGCTGTAAGGACTCAATGagttaaatatgtaaaaaacagTGACTCCGCAGAGAAGGACAAAAACACACAAACTCATTCCATATTACTTTAGATTActtcatagttttgttttgtttggggttttgttgttttgcttgttttttctggGTGAGCGTGGAGTGTGCTGAGACAGAGTGTATTTCGAATGTGCTGAAAACAGAATGTTGGCAAACCATATAGGACCGCAGAAGAATTAGTTACTTCTCCAGCTTTCTGGCTCCCTAACCACATCTTGACCTGTTTGACACCTAGACTACAACACTCACACACAGAATATACaatacacacacaatacacacacgaCTTCCTTCACTCCACAAGTAGATGGATTCTCAACTTTGGGCTACCATCTCACCAATAAGTGGAAGTCCAACCCCTTCTACTGGAATAAAGCATGTTCCTTTAGCAAAATTCTCATGTCCCTTTCATTTACAGGAGAAGTCTGTCCTAACAAGTACTTGTCATCTAGGGTAGAAGCAAGGAGTTGTTGTTATGACGAAATTTCTAGTCAACAAAAGGTTAGGTCATCTATGTGGTGGAACCACTCTTCCTAGGAAGGATGCCTGACACAGGACATGGCCAACTTCCTCAGGGCAGCGTGTACCTTTAAGtggacttggaaaaaaaaaaatagtaccttAAAGCTACCCGAGGAGAATAAAGTTGGCACTGAGTACTAGGAGAAAAACACCACTTCATCTGCTAGGACCACAAAGTTTCCCAAGTAATTTTCAGCTACGTTAtacttatcaaaaaataaaacacaatggaTCCCTGGAAATCCtaatatataaaagcaaatactcatatattaaaatgtcaagGTGCCTGTAGAGCCACGAGTTGAATATTTACTAGATGgatgtaaaacccaaaacaaagAGTCAAGGTGCTGTCCTCAGATTTCACTGTGAACAGTTTTCCCACCCCCTCCGCCTTTCTGACTTGCtagacacacacaaaacccaTCCCAATGACTTCTGCAGTTTCATTGTTTGGAAGCTGCTGTGTCTGAATACACATCGGCATGCATTCTCCTAGGGTTCCAACATGGATTTCTGGCCTTGCACCGGTGCCAGGGATCCCCTATGATTGTTACTTGGTTGTCAGGGCATTGCTAGGTACATGAAGATGAGCTCTTCAGGCTCTCCCATCAAGAAGGTAGTGAAAATAGGAGGTATCAATACGAGGCAGTGTGTGGTGTAGACAACTCTAgtagtagaaataaaatgtaatataaaagtagaagaaagggtGTCCCTGGTTGGGGTGAACAGGAAGGCCACAGAGTTCACTTATAGAGAGGGGACACAAGCCAACAGAAAGAGAACATGAGCTCTTGGTTGGGGCCAAGAGGCAGAAAGCAGTGGGCTGAGTATGTGATCACAGCAGTATCTGCAGGACGTGTCTGGGGATGAGTGCTCTATTGCTTGCTACAGAGTACTCGTGGAGGGGAAGACAAAAGTGTCTCTGAACAGCATTAAAAAGTCCTAGGCTATCTAGATCATCTTACAAAGCATTCCTAGGTTATGGATCCCAAGCAAAATCTGTGATGAATAATGTGACTGGCATTTGGTTTCAAGGCAGATTTGGGATAGTAGAGCTCTCTTTTTGCCATATCCTTTAAACACTTAGCAGTTCTTTGTGGTCTCCCATGATTAGCACACAGTACATTTGTGTCCACTGTATGTGCCacaccagtggtccccaacctttttcatatcagggaccagttttgtggaagacaacttttccaTGGACGTGGAAGGGGGGGTTGAGAGTTGCAGCATGAACCTGTTCCTGTTTCaccctcagatcatcaggcattagagtctcataaggagggcacaacctagatccctcacatgctcAGTTCATGCTACGGTTCACACTCCTATAAGCATCTAAtgtgctgctgatctgacaggaggcagaactgCAGTGGTAATGCTCGCTCACCTGCcactcatctcctgctgtgctgcccagttcctaacaggccatggactggtacggCCCCGTGGTCTGGGGGGTGGGGAACCCTGAGCTACACAATTAAGTTCAAATAATTACAGAAAGTTATGGTACTGGCTTTACTGTGACCACAGCTAGACTATGATTTGGTGGCATGGGTTTTATAGATTTCAGGTATGTTGGTCTACCTAAAGAAATACAACTCACTTGCTACTGTGAATCACTTGTTATGCTTTCAAGGCTCATCTTTATGACACAGGCATGAGAAGTCACAGGGCAACCAGAGGCTGTAATGCAATCAGTACTTGAGATACAAgcaacaatcttttaaaaatctccagCTAGAACCTCAATAATGTTACAGATGAGAATAACTGTAGGAATATATTCTGACTCAAGTCTTTTTTTAAGGAGTTGTTCAAAAAGATGACTTCTAGGATTAAAGTCAGGACTACGCCTATGCTAGAACCATGGTTCTGAACATTAGAGGAGGGACATCTGAGACTGGTGATAGTCTGGAAGCTATGAGcctttttttgggtggggggaaGTACACCGGGTTgagaattttcatatattttaaagtatgtgaACTTCTAGTAGACTCAAAGTTAGAATTTGTTTTAGACAGAATTTGTAAGGTTCATATGGTAGGAGAGGCAGAAATAGCCAGAAAACATTGTGAAAAATAGGAATGATACATACTAGCCTGTAACAGATATCACAAAACCACAATAATTGAAATGGCATGTTATTGGCCCAAAAAGAcaaatcaatggaacaaaattttttaaatctagaaataaaatcagatatgtAAAGGGATTTAGTATATAATTAAAGGAGGCATTTTAGAATAGTAAAGTGAAGAAAAACATCTGGATGGTTATCtaaattatcaaaaagaaaaaaataaaaggggctCCCTATTTCATGCCACACTAAGATCTAGATTGGACAGATCAAAGACTGAATGTAAAAGCATGAAATTCTAAGAGTACTGAGGTGGAAATGCGTTTATATATACTTACACACAgtgggtagttttttttttttttttttaataagtcacGTAAAACCTAAAAGCCTCAAAAATGGCTATATTTGACTATATAATTCAAAAACACCATAAAGTCAGAAGgcaaaagtcagaaaaatatttgtaacattaGGCAAAGTACTCATTTTCTTAATGAATAAGGAGCTTCAACAAATCAGAAATACCAGAAGAACCCCAACAGATAGgacacaaaggacacaaactacaTCTCAAACACATAATACAGTCACAACCTTACTTAAGAGACAGGCAGATTAAAACCTCAACGTATCATTTTTATCTATCACATGGGCAAAGATCAGTAAGTCTGATGTGTGGGAATCAGACTTGTATACCGCCTGTGGGCTCTCTCTGGACATAAGACACTTAATTTTAAGGAGATATGCTCTTTGACATACGGATTCTACTTCTACTTTGAATTTTATCCTTGGTATATTTGCAAGTATACACAAAATATTCATTGGAGAATTATTTATAAAGCTATAAGTATTCACCAATAGAAGATGGCTAAATGAGCTGATGTGTTTATAAAACAACACAGAAATGCATGCAGTTGTTCCTACAGATTTAAGTATTCAGGGTTTGTTTTTGACAATTCAAGATGGCTGTTCTTTCTGTATGACTGG encodes the following:
- the TENT5C gene encoding terminal nucleotidyltransferase 5C, producing the protein MAEESSCTRDCLSFSVLNWDQVSRLHEVLTEVVPIHGRGNFPTLEITLKDIVQTVRSRLEEAGIKVQDVRLNGSAAGHVLVKDNGLGCKDLDLIFHVALPTEAEFQLVRDVVLCSLLNFLPEGVNKLKISPVTLKEAYVQKLVKVCTDTDRWSLISLSNKNGKNVELKFVDSIRRQFEFSVDSFQIILDSLLFFYDCSNNPISEHFHPTVIGESMYGDFEEAFDHLQNRLIATKNPEEIRGGGLLKYSNLLVRDFRPTDQEEIKTLERYMCSRFFIDFPDILEQQRKLETYLQNHFAEEERSKYDYLMILRRVVNESTVCLMGHERRQTLNLISLLALRVLAEQNIIPNATNVTCYYQPAPYVSDGNFSNYYVAHPPVTYSQPYPTWLPCN